One stretch of Gordonia bronchialis DSM 43247 DNA includes these proteins:
- a CDS encoding transposase, with protein MSPRRMYSSQFRATCLELVTDNLRHQRSREAAIVAVATAVGVPITTLRNWVRDAWGPAREPDTDRDTALVLGQLQRENDTLRRANRALSRLADTTHLIGHHPHCDDPETTPL; from the coding sequence ATGAGCCCACGCCGCATGTACAGCAGCCAGTTCCGTGCCACATGCCTTGAGCTGGTCACCGACAACCTGCGCCACCAGCGCTCACGCGAGGCCGCGATCGTCGCGGTGGCCACCGCCGTGGGAGTGCCGATCACCACGCTGCGCAACTGGGTCCGAGATGCCTGGGGCCCAGCCCGCGAACCGGACACTGACCGCGACACCGCGCTGGTTCTCGGTCAGTTGCAACGCGAAAACGACACCCTGCGCCGCGCCAATCGAGCACTCAGCAGACTCGCCGACACCACCCACCTGATCGGTCATCACCCGCACTGTGACGACCCCGAGACCACCCCCCTCTAA
- a CDS encoding DUF4913 domain-containing protein: MTDTDDAFAWDDTDEPQPEPEPDTPPRRFGSVDEWVDQWLSEVIHNSFNREHRWCAQWWRHEEVVTRLVALWDGWEGARISEDPLAMSGWWVYHFDAHWRALTAENGPLHLCSPEQHVSHGERRNLPHVPMPRGWLTPTDLGDQHADSSMLRPA; this comes from the coding sequence ATGACCGACACCGACGACGCGTTCGCCTGGGACGACACCGACGAACCCCAACCCGAACCCGAACCCGACACCCCACCACGCCGTTTCGGTTCGGTCGACGAATGGGTCGACCAATGGCTCTCCGAAGTCATCCACAACAGCTTCAACCGTGAACACCGCTGGTGTGCACAGTGGTGGCGCCATGAAGAGGTCGTCACCCGCCTCGTCGCGCTCTGGGACGGCTGGGAAGGTGCACGGATCAGCGAAGACCCGCTCGCTATGTCCGGGTGGTGGGTCTACCACTTCGACGCCCACTGGCGAGCGCTGACCGCTGAGAACGGCCCACTGCACCTGTGCAGTCCCGAGCAGCACGTCTCCCACGGCGAGCGCCGAAACCTGCCCCACGTCCCGATGCCGCGCGGATGGCTTACCCCCACAGATCTCGGCGACCAGCACGCCGACAGCAGCATGCTCAGGCCGGCGTAG
- a CDS encoding transglycosylase family protein: MKNSRTSGSTTLLALVAVIVLAVPILFITVLLSGGGGGDCDPGAGDITVDIPTDGSLSPGAKVKPMKQKDFQISSGFGPRGQEFHNGIDLAGPQGAPIYAAADGVVVAAGPASGFGHWIVLNHNINGHKWATVYGHMYAAGVLVKVGQRVTAGQHIADRGNDGQSTGAHLHFEVWDGGHRDFGGGRAIDPTSWVTTSPDPGSAAPRPAPTPNPGRPGPSDPSVVTAADWDKVAQLESGGNWAIDTGNGYQGGLQFAPSTWTGAGGAQYAPTANKATREQQMEVANRVLGTQGWGAWPSTSKAAGVTGKKPAPPGTFVNAARTPAPTPTPAPPATRAGDTGAGQMSGALPPLPSSKGSEAHWQIDSIRLARAIAVKFPKIATIGGWRPSDPFPDHPSGRAIDVMIPNYSSAEGIALGNAVHKYVMDNKKFFKVVYTIWRQRYLDATGATNIMGNRGSDTQNHMDHLHVTLEGHGFPTGREVYTAPGVTGGGEDLDGGGGSEDECEDPAPSGGGEGHDNLAAGKVPPAYERWFRKAGTICKQISSSLLAGIGKQETGFQQNLTSKDGAKGPMQFMDGTFPSWAKDDDGNGRADPNDIGDAVMAAGRFSCANAAQIDAAIARGTVRAPAEGPEKLYAEAYNAGVGAILAAGGEPSGGDYDTQTRPYGANVIRYAREFAQQGMTTP; this comes from the coding sequence ATGAAGAACTCGAGGACGTCGGGCAGCACAACGTTGCTGGCGCTCGTGGCGGTGATCGTCCTCGCCGTTCCGATCCTGTTCATCACCGTGCTCCTCTCCGGCGGCGGCGGGGGTGACTGCGACCCCGGTGCCGGGGACATCACCGTCGATATACCCACCGACGGATCGCTTTCGCCCGGGGCGAAGGTCAAACCGATGAAGCAGAAGGACTTTCAGATCTCGTCCGGCTTCGGGCCACGCGGTCAGGAGTTCCACAACGGTATCGATCTGGCCGGGCCGCAGGGCGCGCCGATTTATGCCGCCGCCGACGGGGTGGTGGTCGCGGCCGGACCGGCGTCGGGGTTCGGGCACTGGATTGTGCTCAACCACAACATCAATGGGCACAAGTGGGCGACGGTCTACGGCCATATGTATGCGGCCGGGGTGTTGGTCAAGGTCGGGCAACGAGTCACCGCCGGACAACACATCGCCGACCGCGGCAATGACGGCCAATCCACCGGGGCACACCTGCATTTCGAGGTCTGGGACGGCGGGCACCGCGATTTCGGGGGCGGGCGAGCGATCGATCCGACTAGCTGGGTGACCACCAGCCCGGATCCCGGCAGCGCCGCGCCGCGTCCGGCGCCTACGCCCAACCCGGGGCGGCCGGGGCCCAGCGATCCATCCGTGGTCACCGCCGCGGACTGGGACAAGGTCGCCCAGCTCGAATCCGGCGGGAACTGGGCCATCGACACCGGCAACGGCTACCAGGGCGGCCTGCAGTTCGCGCCGTCGACGTGGACCGGCGCGGGCGGTGCCCAGTACGCGCCCACCGCCAACAAGGCCACCCGCGAGCAGCAGATGGAAGTCGCCAACCGGGTACTGGGCACCCAAGGGTGGGGAGCATGGCCGAGCACCTCCAAAGCTGCCGGTGTGACCGGGAAAAAGCCCGCTCCGCCAGGAACATTCGTCAACGCCGCGCGAACCCCGGCACCGACGCCGACACCGGCACCGCCGGCCACCCGCGCCGGCGATACCGGCGCCGGGCAGATGAGCGGTGCGCTGCCCCCGCTGCCGTCGTCGAAAGGGTCCGAGGCGCACTGGCAGATCGACAGCATCCGCCTGGCCCGCGCCATCGCGGTGAAATTCCCGAAGATCGCCACCATCGGCGGCTGGCGTCCCAGCGACCCCTTCCCCGATCATCCGTCCGGGCGGGCGATCGATGTCATGATCCCCAATTACAGCTCGGCCGAGGGGATCGCGCTGGGCAACGCCGTGCACAAGTACGTGATGGACAACAAGAAGTTCTTCAAGGTGGTGTACACGATCTGGCGGCAGCGGTACCTCGACGCCACCGGCGCCACCAACATCATGGGGAACCGCGGCTCGGACACCCAGAACCACATGGATCATCTCCACGTCACCCTGGAAGGACACGGATTTCCCACCGGCCGTGAGGTCTACACCGCCCCGGGTGTCACCGGCGGCGGTGAGGACCTCGACGGCGGTGGGGGCAGCGAAGACGAGTGCGAGGACCCGGCACCGTCGGGCGGCGGGGAGGGCCACGACAACCTCGCCGCGGGCAAGGTTCCGCCCGCCTATGAGCGGTGGTTCCGCAAAGCGGGGACGATCTGCAAGCAGATCAGCTCGTCTCTGCTGGCGGGAATCGGCAAGCAGGAAACCGGGTTTCAGCAAAACCTCACCTCCAAGGACGGGGCGAAGGGGCCGATGCAGTTCATGGATGGCACCTTCCCGTCGTGGGCCAAGGACGACGACGGCAACGGCCGCGCCGACCCCAACGACATCGGTGACGCTGTCATGGCGGCGGGCCGATTCTCCTGCGCCAACGCCGCCCAGATCGACGCCGCCATCGCCCGGGGCACCGTCCGCGCGCCCGCCGAGGGACCGGAAAAGCTCTACGCCGAGGCCTACAACGCCGGGGTCGGCGCGATCCTGGCCGCCGGTGGTGAACCCTCGGGCGGCGACTACGACACCCAAACCCGCCCCTACGGGGCCAACGTCATCCGCTACGCCCGCGAATTCGCCCAACAAGGAATGACCACGCCATGA
- a CDS encoding type IV secretory system conjugative DNA transfer family protein → MVTAATRRREAGQHPPTAAPLVAVVAAIAVTAVFYLSLRVGHWWTRSPAAIPANPVRALLEVTQGRLAWPTASTVLVVLLGGIGVLAVAAVTVSRTRDGRGRERDFDRAAPLMATARELSAVTVKEARASATRLRRDLAGQRPGFLDYGLLLGRLAGPSSVPIFMLWEWVGLVIGGPRCGKTSAMVIPMGCQAPGPAVLTSNKADIYDAIRYVRDADFDPHAASYTLGRPRQQRWFTRWWNGITVTAHDPGIRGHLGRWHVRRVIRARRNAVQGRIWVSDLQHIASAEGQQWWWDPFWDIDDLADARELAAIFKGASTESSARVDAYFDGGAQELLALYILAAACGGGDLKHVDGWLTDPKLQLPRNLLIQHGHADAAAKIYAAQDLNKRQQDGLYDMARRFINIMTVPKYACTVLPPRRVQFAGDNTVGNADLHHNLPAFDPQQFAQSTDTLFALSKEGAGAATALTTALADSVFKAATAIAEQHGGRLPTPMVALLDEAANVCKLPELPDWYSHFGSRGIVVVTFLQSLAQASKVWSAEKLDMLKDASNVYYFAGNSNSTPYLESLVRMIGTRDVRRVTRNRNGSGGVGSSSISESWSSEPILDVAELGAMPDTRAVVKTSGNRVLLLKKNSYWKGPFRHACHASESAAKAQRIAAGLPLDGQGAAA, encoded by the coding sequence ATGGTCACTGCCGCCACCCGCCGCCGCGAAGCCGGACAACACCCACCCACCGCCGCACCACTGGTGGCGGTGGTGGCCGCGATCGCGGTGACCGCCGTGTTCTACCTGAGTCTGCGGGTGGGGCACTGGTGGACCCGATCGCCGGCAGCCATTCCGGCCAACCCCGTGCGCGCGCTGCTCGAAGTCACCCAGGGCCGACTAGCCTGGCCCACCGCTTCCACCGTGCTCGTCGTGCTGCTCGGTGGCATCGGCGTGCTGGCCGTCGCCGCCGTCACGGTCAGCCGCACCCGAGATGGCCGGGGACGGGAACGGGATTTCGACCGAGCGGCACCGTTGATGGCCACCGCACGTGAACTCTCGGCCGTGACCGTCAAAGAGGCCCGCGCCTCGGCGACGCGGCTGCGCCGCGACCTCGCCGGGCAACGGCCGGGATTCCTCGATTACGGGCTGCTGCTCGGCCGCCTGGCCGGACCGTCCTCGGTACCGATCTTCATGCTGTGGGAATGGGTCGGCCTGGTCATCGGCGGACCCCGCTGCGGCAAAACATCGGCGATGGTCATTCCCATGGGCTGTCAGGCACCCGGCCCGGCGGTGCTGACCTCCAACAAGGCCGACATCTACGACGCCATCCGGTACGTCCGCGACGCCGACTTCGATCCGCACGCAGCCAGCTACACACTCGGCAGACCACGACAGCAGCGGTGGTTCACCCGCTGGTGGAACGGGATCACCGTCACCGCCCACGATCCCGGAATACGTGGACACCTGGGCCGCTGGCATGTGCGGCGCGTGATCCGTGCGCGGCGCAACGCCGTCCAGGGCCGCATCTGGGTATCCGATCTGCAACACATCGCCAGCGCCGAAGGCCAGCAGTGGTGGTGGGACCCGTTCTGGGACATCGACGACCTCGCCGATGCCCGCGAACTCGCCGCCATCTTCAAAGGCGCCTCGACCGAGTCCTCGGCACGCGTAGATGCCTATTTCGACGGTGGGGCACAAGAACTCCTCGCGCTCTACATTCTCGCTGCCGCCTGCGGTGGCGGCGATCTCAAGCACGTCGACGGATGGCTGACCGACCCCAAGCTGCAACTTCCCCGCAACCTGCTGATCCAGCACGGGCATGCCGACGCAGCCGCGAAAATCTATGCCGCCCAGGACCTCAACAAACGGCAACAAGACGGCCTCTACGACATGGCCCGCCGCTTCATCAACATCATGACCGTCCCGAAATATGCGTGCACCGTCCTGCCACCGCGGCGGGTGCAGTTCGCCGGTGACAACACCGTCGGCAACGCCGACCTGCACCACAACCTGCCAGCCTTTGACCCGCAACAGTTCGCGCAGTCGACCGACACCCTGTTCGCGCTCTCCAAAGAAGGTGCCGGTGCGGCCACCGCACTGACCACCGCGCTGGCCGATTCGGTGTTCAAAGCCGCCACCGCGATCGCCGAACAGCACGGCGGGCGACTGCCCACCCCGATGGTGGCGTTACTCGACGAAGCCGCCAACGTGTGCAAACTTCCCGAATTACCCGACTGGTACTCGCATTTCGGTAGCCGCGGCATCGTCGTGGTCACGTTCCTGCAGTCCTTGGCCCAGGCGTCCAAGGTGTGGTCGGCCGAGAAGCTGGACATGCTCAAAGACGCATCCAACGTCTACTACTTCGCCGGCAACTCCAACAGCACCCCCTACCTCGAATCACTGGTCCGCATGATCGGCACCCGCGATGTGCGCCGCGTGACCCGCAACCGTAATGGCAGCGGCGGTGTCGGGTCATCGTCGATCAGCGAGAGCTGGTCCTCAGAACCCATCCTCGATGTGGCCGAACTCGGCGCCATGCCCGACACCCGTGCGGTGGTCAAGACCTCAGGCAACCGGGTGCTGCTGCTCAAGAAGAACTCCTACTGGAAAGGCCCGTTCCGCCACGCCTGCCACGCCTCGGAAAGTGCCGCCAAAGCCCAACGAATCGCTGCCGGGCTACCCCTCGACGGACAAGGAGCTGCCGCATGA
- a CDS encoding DEAD/DEAH box helicase family protein: protein MVAADEMGVPLSEWTRVRTREARRPDGTRVWIAADSVIAGLEPDPDPVSRAATPQHQRQTDTPSHAASHAAESHEQNITGDEATTGSSGKRDESTPVREPDAEPFVTPQRFTHGGDVLVPSGERARARANIAALEVVTDCAAGNRYATADEQNTLARWSGWGGCPNVFDPGREEWAAERERLQQLITAEEYQSARASTLNAHYTDPAIAQAMWDALVDAGFSGGRVLEPGCGSGNFIGLAPDTASMVGVENDPVSARVAHLLYPDAQVRNEGFERTRVPEGSFTAAIGNVPFGRFTVPDPVHNSRNHSIHNHFIIKTLHLTAPGGYAALITSSWTLDAADEKARREMHELGELVSAIRLPSRAFQRVAATDVVTDVLVFRRRDNAETVPHPETVDWIHAGPMRVRDRHGEWQVITVNQHYHTRPSSVLGQIHAGRGQFHDAQMVVINEDLGSAAEQLRQRLHADVTAAVDAGHSLSARPRPSRGSDFQAGIATARDLTEAQRPIGRVEYDAEADEFVREGLDGPETLSVFKTRVVETKHLLRLRDLAEATIAAQRDGTADKDMRDGLREELGRVYDAYVAAYGPINRAQITGGTERSAAEAEAKYVEAEKKWRAKNGVGGVAYRGELPAEVAEELTEKAWQTSPRVRRQRHLEQLRGDPSMAAVLALEHFDTETKKPTKTAIFSRDVVVAPVPVRSAESAEEAVSISVGESGGVDLDRIAQLLGCAPTEARDRIRGLVYADPQSDGQLVPASTALSGNVIAKHEQARTALSEDPGNGDLREYVDALAKVIPPRKEPSQIGAVSPGVTWVAAEDYAQFVKDVFGARTATVEKSSQGWVVDVPAGERNTPLMRTEYGADNQDYEKSLDAIDLWTELLNQRPIAVKNSPRERDDGAPEIDSQATVLAHVQARKITSEFQGWLWSDDDRRERLTTEWNRRFNAWVAPRHDGRYLSLPGLSPAFTPHPYQRNAVARIAAEPTVLLDHVVGAGKTGTMFMAAMELKRRGVVSQPWIVVPTHLIEQFGREVKQWYPAANALVGGKGMSPEERRTFVAQTATSDWDMVIVPASVFEKIKVAPDRREAYVRRELADLEEELQQRKDSGASHQTVKAIERAKKSQEKRLSKLLESKSRDEGVTFENSGCDYIFLDEAHEYKNKARQCAIESLSHEGSQKAEDLSMKLDLLRERAQERAHDTGLALTAGMERVATFATGTPIANSLAESWVMQQYLRPDVLDAAGVRSVTDWAAAFTQKRSETVTNVAGTRLRVETVTSSFSSPREMFAMSAQYADVVTRDQVPAKLPVYGERTIITTRPSQEVLDFITDLEHRLDHLDPREPQYDNTLKVLSDGQNVALDPRLANLTATRETTRAYAVAQKAADIYHANRDNEYLTATGERSATPGALQMVFCDRGTPKEAGSWTVYHALRDELIAAGVPAESIRFIHEARSPQQKLALQEDARTGKIAVLIGSTKTMGTGMNVQDRMIALHHMDVPWRPADLEQREGRIIRQGNQNPRIEICGYVTEGTTDTVMWQKVERKARFIAEAKTGQLDPTVTEVQDVDSSQSLVDAAAATKAAATGDERFLRMVELQSEVDDLQALANAHRDSRMHAAMVVQRADRMIPQLERARDVLEQLVVDHGEWDEKGRRFTVAGQSYRERPERSLALLTRAREAFMSVRNKGIGEKVTIAEFPHGVTLQLSRYAMSGDHAWFHLHIPEVDAESTGRLEFSVEGTRLMAGGPSGEQVSAVASGLATRVENLYARLPEKVAAVDEAIENYRATIRVHSPRIDVPFDKAKELQDRQVDLQTLRMELQAAQNTPEAIAGREAAAERMRRAGREPGWSLELNPTKATLEDAGLTAEQYVAATIRRHAAAAHDYTLQQSLREAEMRVEGPAPEPERETADTGADEQQGRPHVRDLLNDMRPPGRRSRSSTPPAAPTSDQLQQRASGLEQRPAAPDHDLSP, encoded by the coding sequence ATGGTGGCCGCCGACGAGATGGGTGTTCCCCTGTCGGAGTGGACACGCGTTCGCACAAGAGAGGCCCGCCGACCCGACGGCACCCGCGTCTGGATTGCCGCCGACTCGGTGATCGCCGGCCTCGAACCCGATCCCGATCCGGTCAGCCGAGCAGCCACCCCGCAACATCAGCGTCAAACCGACACGCCATCACACGCCGCGTCCCACGCGGCAGAGTCCCACGAACAGAACATCACTGGGGATGAGGCCACAACCGGCAGCAGTGGGAAGCGCGATGAATCTACTCCGGTCCGCGAACCGGACGCAGAACCATTCGTCACGCCCCAGCGTTTCACCCACGGCGGCGACGTGCTGGTGCCATCGGGGGAGAGGGCACGTGCCCGAGCCAATATCGCAGCCCTGGAAGTAGTCACCGACTGCGCCGCCGGCAACCGGTACGCCACAGCCGACGAGCAGAACACCCTTGCCCGATGGTCGGGGTGGGGTGGATGCCCGAACGTGTTCGACCCGGGCCGCGAAGAGTGGGCGGCCGAGCGCGAACGCCTGCAACAACTGATCACCGCCGAGGAGTACCAGTCAGCCCGCGCCTCGACACTGAACGCGCACTACACCGATCCGGCAATCGCACAAGCGATGTGGGATGCTCTCGTCGACGCCGGTTTCAGCGGTGGACGGGTCCTCGAACCGGGTTGTGGGTCAGGCAACTTCATCGGACTGGCACCCGATACGGCCTCGATGGTGGGTGTGGAGAACGATCCAGTATCAGCACGCGTCGCCCACCTGCTCTATCCAGACGCGCAGGTCCGCAACGAAGGTTTCGAACGCACTCGAGTACCCGAGGGATCGTTCACCGCAGCGATCGGCAACGTACCGTTCGGCCGGTTCACAGTACCGGACCCGGTGCACAACAGCCGCAACCACAGCATCCACAATCACTTCATCATCAAAACCCTGCATCTGACCGCACCCGGCGGATACGCAGCACTGATCACCTCCAGCTGGACGCTGGACGCTGCCGATGAGAAGGCCCGCCGCGAGATGCACGAGCTAGGTGAGCTGGTCTCGGCGATCCGGCTGCCGTCACGGGCTTTCCAGCGCGTCGCGGCCACCGACGTAGTCACTGACGTCCTCGTGTTCCGTCGCCGCGACAACGCCGAAACCGTGCCGCACCCAGAAACCGTGGATTGGATTCACGCCGGACCGATGCGGGTACGTGACCGCCACGGCGAGTGGCAGGTCATCACCGTCAACCAGCACTACCACACCCGGCCATCATCAGTACTCGGACAGATTCACGCGGGCCGCGGCCAGTTCCACGACGCACAGATGGTGGTGATCAACGAGGACCTGGGCAGCGCGGCCGAGCAGCTCAGGCAACGGCTGCACGCTGACGTGACCGCCGCAGTAGACGCGGGCCACAGCCTGTCGGCGCGGCCCCGCCCGAGTCGGGGCAGCGACTTTCAGGCCGGGATCGCCACCGCCCGCGACCTGACCGAGGCGCAACGGCCGATCGGGCGGGTGGAATACGACGCCGAGGCCGACGAGTTCGTGCGCGAAGGCCTCGACGGGCCAGAAACGCTGTCTGTGTTCAAGACTCGTGTTGTCGAGACCAAACATCTGCTGCGGCTGCGTGATCTGGCCGAAGCGACGATCGCCGCTCAACGTGACGGCACGGCCGACAAGGATATGCGCGACGGACTGCGCGAGGAGCTCGGCCGCGTCTATGACGCCTACGTCGCCGCGTATGGGCCGATCAACCGCGCCCAGATCACCGGCGGAACTGAACGCAGCGCCGCTGAGGCAGAGGCCAAATATGTTGAGGCCGAGAAGAAGTGGCGGGCAAAGAACGGGGTCGGTGGGGTTGCTTACCGAGGTGAACTGCCCGCCGAGGTCGCCGAGGAGCTCACCGAGAAGGCATGGCAGACCTCTCCGCGGGTACGCCGGCAGCGCCACCTCGAGCAGCTGCGCGGCGATCCGTCGATGGCGGCGGTGCTGGCGCTGGAACACTTTGACACCGAAACCAAGAAGCCGACGAAGACCGCCATCTTCTCCCGCGACGTCGTCGTCGCCCCGGTACCGGTGCGCAGTGCCGAGTCTGCCGAAGAAGCTGTGTCGATCAGTGTCGGTGAGAGCGGCGGTGTCGACCTGGACCGGATTGCTCAGCTCCTCGGGTGCGCTCCGACGGAGGCCCGCGACCGGATCCGCGGTCTGGTCTATGCCGACCCGCAAAGCGACGGGCAGCTGGTTCCCGCGTCGACAGCCCTGTCGGGCAATGTGATTGCCAAACACGAGCAGGCGCGCACGGCACTGTCCGAGGACCCCGGCAACGGTGACCTGCGTGAGTACGTCGATGCGCTGGCCAAGGTGATTCCACCGCGCAAGGAACCCTCACAGATCGGTGCAGTCAGTCCGGGTGTGACCTGGGTGGCGGCCGAGGACTACGCCCAATTCGTGAAGGACGTGTTCGGTGCCCGCACCGCGACTGTGGAGAAGTCCTCGCAGGGATGGGTGGTTGATGTTCCCGCCGGCGAACGCAACACTCCGCTCATGCGCACCGAGTACGGCGCAGACAATCAGGACTACGAGAAGTCGCTCGACGCTATCGATTTGTGGACCGAACTGCTCAACCAACGACCGATCGCGGTCAAGAACTCCCCGCGTGAACGCGACGACGGTGCACCCGAGATCGACAGCCAGGCGACCGTGCTTGCACACGTGCAAGCACGCAAGATCACCAGCGAATTTCAGGGCTGGTTATGGTCCGATGATGATCGCCGCGAGCGGCTGACGACCGAGTGGAACCGGCGTTTCAACGCGTGGGTGGCGCCCCGACACGACGGCCGGTACCTGTCGCTGCCGGGATTGTCGCCAGCATTCACACCACACCCGTATCAGCGCAACGCCGTCGCCCGCATCGCGGCCGAACCCACGGTCCTGCTCGATCACGTGGTCGGCGCGGGAAAAACAGGAACCATGTTCATGGCCGCGATGGAACTCAAACGGCGCGGGGTGGTTTCACAACCATGGATCGTGGTGCCCACGCACCTGATCGAGCAATTCGGCAGAGAAGTCAAGCAGTGGTATCCCGCCGCGAACGCACTCGTGGGCGGTAAGGGCATGTCCCCGGAGGAACGACGCACCTTCGTCGCCCAGACCGCCACCTCCGATTGGGACATGGTGATCGTTCCAGCGAGCGTCTTCGAGAAGATCAAGGTGGCCCCTGACCGGCGAGAGGCCTACGTACGCCGGGAGCTGGCCGATCTGGAGGAGGAACTCCAACAACGCAAAGACAGCGGCGCAAGCCACCAAACCGTGAAAGCTATTGAGCGGGCGAAGAAATCCCAGGAGAAGCGGCTGTCCAAACTGTTGGAGAGCAAGTCGCGCGATGAGGGGGTGACCTTCGAGAACAGCGGCTGCGACTACATCTTCCTCGACGAGGCACACGAGTACAAGAACAAGGCACGCCAGTGCGCTATCGAATCTCTCTCCCACGAGGGGTCGCAGAAGGCCGAGGACCTCTCGATGAAGCTCGATCTGCTGCGCGAACGGGCCCAAGAACGCGCACACGACACCGGCCTTGCGCTGACGGCCGGCATGGAACGGGTGGCGACCTTTGCCACCGGTACCCCGATCGCGAACTCGCTGGCCGAATCCTGGGTGATGCAGCAGTATCTTCGCCCCGACGTGCTCGACGCGGCCGGTGTGCGGTCGGTGACAGACTGGGCTGCGGCGTTCACCCAGAAACGATCGGAGACGGTCACCAACGTGGCCGGTACCCGCCTGAGGGTGGAGACGGTGACCTCGTCATTCTCCAGTCCGCGGGAAATGTTCGCGATGAGCGCCCAATACGCTGACGTGGTCACCCGAGATCAGGTGCCCGCCAAGTTGCCCGTCTACGGCGAGCGCACCATCATCACCACCCGGCCGAGCCAAGAGGTCCTCGACTTCATCACCGATCTCGAACATCGGCTCGACCATCTGGACCCGCGGGAGCCGCAGTACGACAACACGCTCAAGGTGCTCAGCGACGGCCAGAATGTGGCCCTCGACCCGCGCCTGGCCAACCTGACCGCGACACGCGAGACCACGCGCGCCTACGCCGTGGCACAGAAGGCAGCAGACATTTATCACGCGAATCGCGACAACGAGTATCTGACCGCGACGGGGGAACGGTCGGCGACTCCCGGCGCATTACAGATGGTGTTCTGCGACCGTGGAACACCCAAAGAGGCCGGGAGTTGGACGGTCTACCACGCACTGCGCGACGAACTGATCGCGGCCGGCGTGCCTGCCGAATCCATCCGATTCATCCACGAGGCACGCTCGCCCCAGCAAAAGTTGGCTCTGCAAGAGGACGCGCGAACTGGGAAGATCGCGGTGCTGATCGGGTCCACAAAGACAATGGGCACCGGAATGAATGTGCAGGACCGCATGATTGCGCTGCATCACATGGACGTGCCGTGGCGGCCGGCGGATCTCGAACAGCGGGAAGGCCGCATCATCCGCCAGGGCAACCAGAATCCGCGCATCGAGATTTGCGGCTACGTCACCGAGGGCACAACCGATACGGTGATGTGGCAGAAGGTCGAACGTAAAGCTCGGTTCATCGCCGAAGCCAAGACCGGGCAACTCGACCCGACGGTGACCGAGGTTCAGGATGTCGACTCCTCACAGTCGCTCGTCGATGCGGCTGCGGCCACCAAGGCCGCGGCAACCGGAGATGAACGGTTCCTGCGCATGGTGGAGTTGCAGTCCGAGGTCGATGACCTACAAGCCTTGGCCAACGCCCACCGGGACTCCCGGATGCATGCCGCCATGGTGGTTCAGCGGGCGGATCGGATGATCCCGCAGTTGGAGCGGGCCCGAGACGTTCTCGAACAGCTCGTCGTCGATCACGGCGAGTGGGACGAGAAGGGAAGGCGGTTCACCGTCGCCGGCCAGAGTTACCGCGAACGGCCGGAGCGGTCTCTGGCGCTGCTGACACGCGCTCGAGAAGCCTTTATGAGCGTTCGCAACAAAGGCATTGGGGAGAAGGTGACGATTGCCGAGTTTCCCCACGGCGTGACGCTACAACTGTCGCGTTATGCGATGAGCGGAGATCACGCCTGGTTCCACCTCCATATTCCGGAGGTAGACGCGGAGTCGACTGGCCGACTGGAATTTTCAGTGGAGGGGACTCGATTGATGGCGGGTGGCCCCAGCGGCGAGCAGGTGAGTGCCGTAGCCAGTGGCTTGGCTACCCGCGTCGAGAATCTGTACGCACGGCTACCCGAGAAGGTCGCCGCTGTCGATGAGGCGATCGAGAACTATCGCGCAACCATACGCGTGCATAGCCCCCGCATCGATGTGCCGTTTGATAAGGCTAAGGAGTTGCAGGACCGGCAGGTTGACCTTCAGACGTTGCGGATGGAGTTGCAGGCGGCGCAGAACACACCGGAGGCGATCGCGGGCCGTGAGGCCGCAGCTGAGCGGATGCGGCGCGCCGGCCGTGAGCCAGGGTGGAGTTTGGAGCTCAACCCGACGAAAGCGACCCTCGAGGACGCCGGACTTACCGCCGAGCAGTATGTGGCCGCGACCATACGCAGGCACGCCGCCGCTGCCCACGACTACACACTTCAGCAGTCCCTCAGGGAAGCAGAAATGCGCGTGGAGGGCCCTGCACCTGAGCCGGAGCGAGAGACCGCCGACACCGGCGCGGATGAGCAGCAGGGACGGCCGCATGTGCGTGATCTGCTGAATGACATGCGTCCACCTGGCCGCCGCTCACGCAGCTCTACCCCGCCCGCAGCACCTACATCAGATCAACTGCAGCAGAGGGCATCTGGATTAGAGCAACGGCCCGCCGCGCCCGACCACGACCTGTCTCCGTGA